From a region of the Actinopolymorpha singaporensis genome:
- a CDS encoding molybdopterin oxidoreductase family protein yields the protein MSDSAAVATHCPYCALQCGMELSAAPDSGPDSGEVLVAPRAHGDNAAALCQKGWTAAELLTSPQRLRTPMVRASRDEALVPASWEGAFGTVAAAITRVQAEHGPGGVAVLGGGGLTNEKAYMLGKFARTVLRTPNIDYNGRFCMSSAAAAANRAFGLDRGLPFPLGDIAAADVVLLVGGNSAETMPPFLRVLTAPRPDTGGLIVVDPRRTPTAERARLHLQPTPGTDLALALGMLHVALVEGYADTEYVAARTNGLADVRPIVMSYWPERVERITGVPVAQQREAVRLLATAGRAMVLTGRGAEQHAKGTDTVTAFVNLALALGLPGTPGSGYGCLTGQGNGQGGREHGQKADQLPGYRRIDDPAARAHVAAVWGVDPAVLPGPGPSAYELLDSLGRPGGPRVLLVFGTNPVVSAPAAARMEERLADLDLLVVADLVRSETADLADVVLPSAQWAEEDGTMTNLEGRVIRRRRLRPPPGQVRTDLEIMAGLAAALGRGPVVETEPARVFAELGRAGAGGPADYAGISYERIDAEGGVFWPCPTPAHPGTPRMFLDRFATPDGRARFVPVEHRPAVEDVDAAYPVYLTTGRVLAQYQSGAQTRRVSALVQAAPGPFVEVHPVLAERHGIAEGDDVRVVSRRGVAVAPARLTDTIRVDTVFMPFHWPGAGRANVLTNPALDPTSRMPEFKVCAVRLEPVCSAVGSALHERPEAAR from the coding sequence ATGTCCGATTCCGCGGCGGTGGCGACGCACTGTCCGTACTGCGCCCTGCAGTGCGGGATGGAACTGAGTGCCGCGCCGGACTCCGGGCCGGATTCAGGGGAAGTTCTGGTGGCGCCCCGCGCACACGGGGACAACGCCGCCGCCCTGTGCCAGAAGGGCTGGACGGCGGCCGAACTCCTCACCTCCCCACAGCGGCTGCGCACGCCGATGGTGCGGGCGTCGCGGGACGAGGCGCTCGTGCCCGCGTCGTGGGAGGGGGCGTTCGGCACCGTCGCCGCGGCGATCACGCGGGTGCAGGCCGAGCACGGGCCAGGCGGCGTGGCGGTGCTCGGCGGTGGTGGGCTGACGAACGAGAAGGCCTACATGCTGGGGAAGTTCGCCCGGACCGTCCTGCGTACGCCGAACATCGACTACAACGGCAGGTTCTGCATGTCGTCGGCGGCTGCGGCCGCCAACCGGGCGTTCGGGCTGGACCGCGGTCTGCCGTTCCCGCTGGGCGACATCGCCGCGGCCGACGTGGTGCTGCTCGTCGGTGGCAATTCGGCGGAGACCATGCCGCCGTTCCTGCGCGTGCTCACCGCACCGCGACCCGACACCGGTGGGCTGATCGTCGTCGACCCGCGGCGTACGCCGACGGCCGAGCGGGCCCGGCTGCACCTGCAGCCCACACCGGGCACCGATCTCGCGCTCGCGCTGGGCATGCTGCACGTCGCACTGGTCGAGGGGTACGCCGACACCGAGTACGTCGCGGCGCGCACGAACGGCCTGGCCGACGTCCGGCCGATCGTGATGAGCTACTGGCCCGAACGCGTCGAGCGGATCACCGGCGTGCCGGTGGCCCAGCAACGGGAGGCGGTGCGGCTGCTGGCCACCGCCGGCAGGGCGATGGTGCTCACCGGCCGCGGCGCGGAACAGCACGCCAAGGGAACCGACACGGTGACGGCGTTCGTCAACCTGGCCTTGGCACTGGGACTGCCGGGAACGCCGGGCTCGGGATACGGCTGCCTCACCGGGCAGGGCAACGGGCAGGGCGGGCGCGAGCACGGGCAGAAGGCCGACCAGTTGCCCGGCTACCGCCGCATCGACGACCCGGCCGCCCGCGCGCACGTCGCCGCTGTCTGGGGTGTGGACCCGGCCGTCCTGCCCGGCCCCGGTCCGAGCGCGTACGAACTCCTGGACTCCCTCGGCCGGCCGGGCGGGCCTCGTGTCCTGCTGGTGTTCGGCACGAACCCGGTCGTGTCGGCGCCCGCGGCCGCGCGGATGGAGGAACGCCTGGCCGACCTCGACCTGCTCGTGGTCGCCGACCTGGTGCGTTCGGAAACCGCCGACCTCGCCGACGTGGTGCTGCCCAGCGCCCAGTGGGCGGAGGAGGACGGCACCATGACCAACCTGGAGGGAAGGGTGATCCGGCGCCGCCGGCTGCGCCCGCCGCCCGGACAGGTGCGCACCGACCTGGAGATCATGGCCGGGCTCGCCGCCGCGCTGGGCCGTGGGCCGGTCGTGGAGACCGAACCCGCACGCGTCTTCGCCGAACTCGGCCGGGCCGGCGCAGGCGGTCCCGCAGACTACGCGGGCATCAGCTACGAGCGCATCGACGCCGAGGGCGGTGTCTTCTGGCCGTGCCCGACGCCCGCACACCCGGGGACGCCGCGGATGTTCCTGGACCGCTTCGCCACACCGGACGGCAGGGCGAGGTTCGTACCGGTCGAGCACCGTCCGGCGGTGGAGGACGTGGACGCGGCGTACCCGGTCTACCTCACCACCGGCCGGGTGCTCGCGCAGTACCAGAGCGGTGCCCAGACCAGGCGGGTCTCCGCGCTTGTGCAGGCCGCGCCGGGTCCGTTCGTGGAGGTGCATCCGGTGCTGGCCGAACGCCACGGCATCGCGGAAGGAGACGACGTACGGGTGGTCAGCCGGCGAGGCGTCGCCGTTGCACCGGCCCGGCTGACCGACACGATCCGGGTGGACACGGTGTTCATGCCGTTCCACTGGCCGGGTGCCGGCCGGGCCAACGTCCTCACCAACCCGGCACTGGACCCCACGTCGCGGATGCCGGAGTTCAAGGTCTGCGCGGTCCGGCTGGAACCCGTGTGCAGCGCCGTGGGGAGCGCCCTGCACGAGAGGCCGGAGGCGGCCCGATGA
- a CDS encoding MFS transporter, translated as MSTTQTPRTRSRLGARWIDRWEPEDAAFWQRTGRRVATRNLLVSVFAEHLAFSVWLVWSVTVVALPAAGFAFSVDQLFWLVALPSLVGSLLRLPYTFAVPRFGGRNWTVVSALLLLVPTVAMALAVSDPATPYWVFLLVAAAAGFGGGNFASSMTNISFFFPERAKGLGLGLNAAGGNLGTSTVQFLVPVVLGAGAGTLAYAGLMWVPLIVASAVLAWFCMDNLTVSKAPVRGQLAAAKRPHTWVMSLLYIGTFGSFIGYSAAYPLLAKTVFPDSGATKYAFLGALVGSLVRPVGGWLADRWGGARVTCAVFAAMVAGMAVLLVAVNSGSLGLFVTAFAVLFVASGVGNGSTYRMVPAIFARQGDRDERAGIAGARRTALTEAGAAVGIISAVGAFGGFLIPRAYGASLGATGSVATAVLAYAAFYALCLGVTWWCYLRRQLLVARMPSLAEAAV; from the coding sequence GTGAGCACAACGCAGACGCCGAGAACCAGGAGCCGGCTCGGAGCCCGGTGGATCGACCGGTGGGAGCCGGAGGACGCGGCGTTCTGGCAGCGCACCGGCCGCCGGGTGGCGACCCGCAACCTCCTGGTGTCGGTGTTCGCCGAGCACCTCGCGTTCTCGGTCTGGCTCGTGTGGAGCGTGACCGTCGTCGCGTTGCCGGCGGCCGGTTTCGCGTTCTCCGTCGACCAGCTGTTCTGGCTGGTCGCACTGCCCAGCCTGGTCGGCTCGCTGTTGCGGTTGCCGTACACCTTCGCGGTGCCGAGGTTCGGCGGCCGCAACTGGACCGTGGTGAGCGCGCTGCTGTTGCTGGTGCCGACGGTGGCGATGGCGCTCGCGGTGAGCGACCCGGCCACGCCGTACTGGGTGTTCCTGCTCGTCGCCGCCGCGGCCGGGTTCGGCGGCGGGAACTTCGCCTCCTCGATGACCAACATCTCGTTCTTCTTTCCCGAACGCGCCAAGGGGCTCGGCCTCGGCCTGAACGCCGCCGGCGGGAACCTCGGCACCAGCACGGTGCAGTTCCTGGTGCCGGTCGTGCTCGGCGCGGGAGCGGGGACACTCGCCTACGCCGGGCTGATGTGGGTGCCGCTGATCGTGGCGTCGGCGGTGCTCGCGTGGTTCTGCATGGACAACCTCACCGTCTCGAAGGCGCCGGTCCGGGGGCAGCTGGCGGCGGCCAAGCGTCCGCACACGTGGGTGATGTCGCTGCTCTACATCGGGACGTTCGGTTCGTTCATCGGCTACTCGGCGGCGTATCCGCTGCTGGCGAAGACCGTGTTCCCGGACTCGGGTGCGACGAAGTACGCGTTCCTCGGCGCCCTGGTGGGGTCGCTGGTACGGCCGGTCGGCGGCTGGCTGGCCGACCGCTGGGGCGGCGCCCGGGTCACCTGCGCGGTCTTCGCGGCGATGGTGGCCGGGATGGCGGTCCTGCTGGTCGCGGTGAACTCCGGGTCGCTGGGGTTGTTCGTCACGGCGTTCGCGGTGCTCTTCGTGGCCAGCGGCGTCGGGAACGGCTCGACGTACCGCATGGTTCCGGCGATCTTCGCCCGGCAGGGCGATCGGGACGAGCGGGCGGGGATCGCCGGCGCCCGGCGGACGGCGCTGACCGAGGCCGGCGCGGCGGTCGGGATCATCTCCGCGGTCGGCGCGTTCGGCGGGTTCCTGATCCCGCGGGCGTACGGCGCCTCGCTCGGCGCGACCGGATCGGTCGCCACGGCGGTCCTCGCGTACGCCGCGTTCTACGCACTCTGTCTCGGCGTGACGTGGTGGTGCTACCTGCGCCGGCAGTTGCTGGTCGCTCGGATGCCGAGCCTGGCCGAGGCGGCGGTCTGA